From the genome of Podarcis muralis chromosome 3, rPodMur119.hap1.1, whole genome shotgun sequence:
aaggagCATCAAATGGATGACTCAGACATACATGAAAATGATCGGCTATGTTGACACATATTAATCAAAAGGCAGTTGGAATAACTGGGATTCCCAGGATAAACCAGCAGAACTTACAGTACATCTCACCATTGGCTGAGCACAACAGCCATGTTCCGTGGTGCCCCAGGTTCTTCACCACCGCTACCATGCTTCTTCGTTATCTCAGAATGACAACAAAATCAGGATCACTATTGAGCACTTGGTGAACTGCCAGACATGGCTGATGGATTACTCCTGGCTTGGTGGGTCCCCAGTTGGGCAGGTTTGCCCGTGTTCCCTTACTTCCTTTCAGTGTGAGTAACGCATGTGTGTGAGTGAAGTGTCTGATTTTGGAGGCTAGGCTTTGTGTCTTACTAACCTGATACCTTTCTGGATCCCCACACTCAATGAAAGGTAGCTCTGTGTTCTCATGCTTGGTTTTCAAAGTGGTAGCGATCAGATCATTCACAATCAGAATGAGCCAGTTAATACCTGGAACAAACAAATAAGTGGAAAGCTTGTAATCCTTATGGTGGACTTCAAGGCATTTCACCATCCCAAGTTGATGGTTCGCCAGCCCTGGCACACCAGCTTAACTTTTACAGATTGTAGAGAAGTACCATCATAAGATGGAAGAGTTGACATTTCAGAATTGATGGGTGGCTATATTCCCAGAATGCTGTCTGGAGATTCAAAAGAAGTGCTGTCTGCCTTCTGAGGAAAGCCAGCCCTTTAATTCCAAGTGACAAGAAGACAAGTGACAATACATGCCCAGAGGTGCTTTCTTATGAAAGAAATTCATGCCTTTTTTCTTTAAGGAAGGCACACGGCCATATATCTGAGAGACTAGAGCAGGAGTAGcaaatgtggtgcccttcagatgttgctggactacaactcccaccacccctgaccattggctatgctgactgagCCTGAGGGGATCAGGCATCCAGTTACacctacctatctgtaacctggAGGGAGCCATGGTCGCTGCCCCTGCCTATAGGCTCAAGACCAGCTTTATAACCATGATTCTGCTTGGTCAAGGTCTCACAAATAAATCATTCTGCAGTATTGTTTTAAGCTTGTTATAATGACAGGTTGACACTATTTTTCAATCAATAAATATTCAAATAGAAGTGTTCAGTTTTAATAACAGTTTTTAACATTACCGTAAACTGGTTTGGGCTTTTACTCTACtacatgttcatttttaaaaatatatattctttgTAATACAGCCACTAAAATATTGAATAATCTActatccctcccaaaaaacaacaccaccaactCTTGAGTTTTGCTTCACACTTGTGAAAACCATGCTCTCCTCCCGTACTTCCTGGTAGCCATCATTTGCTGTGGCATCCAAACCTGGTCAAActatggtggaatctacacacacatttaaaaataatggaaGGTTGTATTCACCACATTTGGGATAAGACACCAACACCACATCATCTTTTCTGGCTTCGAAGTTCTCCAGAGCTTGGAATGTTTCTGCACTGCAGACAGAAGACGGGTAGAGGATTCCCTGGTAGGTAAAGAGAAGCTCATGGATGCTAAGGCCTTTGGACTTTTCCAGAGCTTTCTCTATTTCCTCGACAAAAGTTTTCTCAGTCATCTTTGCCTTCTTCGTTGTGAGCTACTGCTGGGTTGCTAGGACAGCAAAGGCCTTTAAAGAAGGCATTTTGAGGGCGGAGTAAACCTTATTTAGCTTTGGGCTTATCCTTTTGTGTTTTCTGCATTTTATGAGCAAGCCAACCATATCAGATCAGCTTCCTTGAGCCTATTCTCTTGAAATGAAAACCAACCCACTTGTCCCACCTTAGGTACTGGAAATACTTTTCACCCTTTCAGATAATCCCTGCTGAAAGCAAAGAGCATGGGCATCTCTACAAAGTAAAAGACATGCAAAAACTAATTCAACAGGTACTACCGGACAATGTATTAAATTCAGAGTTACATAATAGTGCCAGGAGTCAAGTTTCTCACACCATGGTCACTAGGATGCCCATGTGTTCACACAAAGGCAGTCGTCTCTTTCAAGGGCTATCCAGTTAAGAAGAGAGAATGGGGgcctttctgggtcatgtggccagcatgactaaaccgcttctggcgcaagagaacactgtgacaagtgccagagcgttctgtgtgtgtgtgtgtgtgtgtgtgtgtgtgtgtgtgtgtgtaaatatttttTGGTGGTATTTTCGCTTTTAGAACATAGTAAGCTGCtctagatgggacgcgggtggcgctgtgggttaaaccacagagcctaggacttgccaatcagaaggtcggtggtttgaatccccgcgacagggtgagctcccgttgctctgtcccagctcctgccaacctagcagttcaaaagcacatcaaagtgcaagtagataaataggtaccgctccggcgggaaggtaaacagcatttccgtgcgctgctctggttcaccagaagcggcgtagtcatgctggccacatgacccggaagctgtacgccggctccctcggccaataaagcgagataagcgccgcaaccccagagttggtcacgactggacctaatggtcaggggtccctttacctttacctttttaagctgcTTTAGACCAAGTCATAACATTGGCCCATTTATCTCAATATCTTCCTAGCTGACTGACCTTTCCCAGCTCTCCCAGAAGATATCAGGGATGGAAACTGGGACTTTCTGCCTGCAAATCAAGCGCTCAACAGAGCAGAGGGAGGATCAGGGCTtttgacggttccctcactgccagaagccaagttacagggaaccagggagagggccttctcggtagtggcgcccgccctgtggaacgccctcccaccagatgtcaaagagaacaacaactaccagacttttaaaagaggcATGAtgatgaaggcagccctgtttagagaagcttttaatgtttgatgcatttctgtaatttaatattttgttggaagccgcccggagtggctggggaagcccagccagatgggcggcgttattgttgttgttgatgatgatgatgatgatgatgttgttacTCTCAATTTTACCTTCCAATACTATAGCGCAAACATTCTCTCTAGCTGTTACATAATGCTTTAACTCTTTAACTGTGCAATGTACCATGCaattattttctgctggttcGTTGGTTCCACCTCATGATACATCTCTATTATATCCATTCTACTTGTTGACTTGAATTGCATTATTTTGATGGGCATCTTGAAACGTAaaagaagattttaaaataaaaccaagcaaactctcttctacaaaatgttttaATCGGCCTCGATCTAGTTAAAGTTCGTTGCTGTTAACTTTAGCTGCGGGTTGCAAGTGACTTTACAGCCCAATCTTTCCTACACGCGTGTACTCTGGCTCCATGAGCTTGCAGAAGATCGCAGTAGCAGAGCAACTGCTTGGCATACAGAAGATGTCAGGTTCCATTCCCTGTATCTCTGGGAAGGGCTGTGAATGTTCTCTGCGTGGCCAAAAGactgactccgtataaggcagctgccGACGTTCCTATGTTCAGCTGCGGCGCGAAATTCTGCACTCCAGAAGCCGCTGGTAGCAGGGAAGGCTGCCCCTTCCTCTATGCGGATCGGCAGGACACAGCTGCGTTACACTGCCACCTACAGGCAGCACAGTGACACGGCCAGTCCCAACAGGACCGACAGAGGGAGCACAGCGCGAACTCTCCAGCACCGGCGAGAAGGAACGAAGGCTGGGCGCATGCGCGAAATGAAGGTGCCGCGCGCCCATGCGCATGCGTGCCTCGGCACTTCCACCCCGGAAGTGGGTCTGGACTACGCAAGGGCGGACACGGTGCTGGGAGCCGCGTCGGGTCGGGCGCCTTTGCTTTTGTTACCGGCGGTAAAGCGCCGCTCTCACATTTGGAGACGGCGAGGTACGGCTGCAGCCTTTGTGTCTTAATATGAGCAGCGAAAGTGACTCtaagaggaagaagcaaaaaaaggaggaagTCCTTTTGTTCCTGCCTTGTCTGCTCTGctggttggggggcgggggcgggctgAAGTCACGTGGCCAGCCGAGGGTAGGCCGATAGCAGTtccatggggaggaggagagatgctTCTTGTCCCGCCTTTGGCTGCCTAGACTGGCCCATTGGATGAGCCCATTGGAAGCTCAGGTGACTTCTGTAAGGGAAATTGCACAGGTTGTGCTTCTAGTTGATCCCCTGCAGTTCTAACTATATATACAAATTTATATATaaatcatctttctttcttttttggcgatcactcgtagccgagtaagattgtcttccataaacacggtgtgtgtgtgtatgtgtataattGCACAGGTTAAAGTAAGATGCgaaaagggggaagggaaaaggagggggaaagaaatatCACCCATATACAATACCAAACAAAACCCACAGAACTTAAAAACGTTGCAAGATTATTAAATAATATCATTTAAAAGATCCTTAAATGATAATGCAGTCCACTATGCAATTAgtgccttctaggtagtggcgccctcccatctgatgtcaaggaattaaacaacttttagaagacatctgaaggcagccctgtttagggaagtttttaatgtttcatgttttatcctgtttttaatattcttttgggagccacccagagtggctggggaatcccagccagatgcgcggggtacaaataatttattattattatgcaacatAACAGACATGTTTTCACCATTCGTGTCAAACTGCACATAGTGCAAATGGTATACCATTTGCAGCACATAAATTCATTCCGTGTAGGaaatcaaggctgcaatcctatcaccaccagggagtaagccccatctgAATTCATGGTTAGGATCACACTGCTAAGCTACCATCCCAGTTAGCCCTCTGAAGTATGGCTACAGTTTGGTTCCCTGTACACTGGAGTGGATGCGTGCTTAATTTGAGCTCTTGGCTCAAGCTGCAAAGTGTCTATTGAATATTGTTTTTGACTTCAAGTTGGATAAATTGAAAGTGTCACCTGTGCTGAATAACTGGTTCACCTATGCACACCATCCCTTTATTCTACAGTCAATCCATGATAAACATGTAAGTGGATCAGCCATACATAACCTCACCAGTAGTGTCTGAGGTCATGTACGGAATCCTCAGGAGACAGGAACCTTACCATGTTTCATTACTTTGAGCACAAATTCCAACAAAGACAATCACTTTATTGAAACATCGGTTTTTATTGACTAGTCCTCCGAAAGCTtgtcataataaaatatttagtCTTTTAGGTGCCACAAGATTCCTTTTGTTTGCTGAAATAGCCTGTCACAGCTACTCTAGAAATTGCATTTACCGTTACACCTTGGAGTCCAAAGTTTTAAAGACTGTTCAAAGTACTTCTCATTCATGATTTTAAAAATCAGCTATGTCAAGTTAAGTTTCCCCTTATTGCAGACTCAAGAGTTGTATGCTTAAAAGGCCACCTAAATTTTCAACTTTAAAGGCCATAGCTAAATTTTCAACTGATGGATTCTTAATTCACAGCACAGCCTCTGAGCTGCTACACAGTTGTCAGCATTCTCCATGTAGCAAAGGATGACTGTCTGAATAAGTACATGTTCAATATTAAGAGAAGGCACTGGAACTTTCAGCAGAGCACAGTAAGTGGAAAGCAAATCCTACCTCTAGTTCTCTCTTCTCCTTTCATAGCCCGTTGGGGCCTCTCTTCAAATATACTTCAGTATCCCTCTGATCAAACCATATATACAAATCAGTTATTTCCTGTTCTGATAACATTTTTATGTCATTAATGAAATGTTTGTTCCCCTCTGTTTCTAGAACTTGGGACTAGCTGTGCCATGAATCCTGAGCTTGGAAGGAAGATTTTCAAAGGAGTTATATTAGTGGAAATTATCGGAGTTGCTAGCGCATATGCACTATATGTTAAAATGGATAATAATCAAGGTAACGAACTATGTGTCTCATTACTTTTTCAAATAACTGTCAATCCACAGAGCGTTTTGACCAGAGAATTTGCAGTCATAAGAATATTAGTGTTACACATAAAAATAGGATATACATTGAAATCTAGTTCATTTCTTAAATGGAAGACTAAGCAGAGTAGCCTATTTCCATTTGCAAAATTTAGAAAACACACTAGGAATTTCAGTATTTGTATTATAACCAACATAATTACACATTCTTTCTGAACAGTAGATAGAATGAATTTACATTCATTCTATCTACTGAGcaactataaaaaggtaaaggttaggtccagtcacagaaaattctggcgttgtggcactcatctcgctctataggccgagggagtcagcgtttgtccgcagacagcttccgggtcatgtggccagcatgactaagctgcttctggagaaccagagcagcgcacggaaacactgtttaccttcccactggcgtggtacctatttatctacttgcacttgatgtgcttttgaactgctaggtgggcaggagctgggaccgaacaatgggagctcaccccgtcgcggggattcaaactgcctaccttctgatcagcaagtcctaggttctgtggtttagaccacagtgccacccgcgtcccctctgagTAACTATATCCATTGCCTATTAGGAAGTTTTCCTTGAAGGTGGCATTCTCTAATTTTACTGCAAAATTCCTGATATAGCTGTTAAGCTGTTTGTTTGGAACAGCTCTTCAGTTTTTGGAATAATTTAAAGTACAGTAGGTCTCAGGATTTAGCCTGCTTAGGTTGTCATGTATCATACTACCAGTCACCAGCAATTTTTCACAGGCATTGTCTCTGAACAGAAAACATCTATTTGCATAGGGGCTGCACACACAAACCCTGCCTATGCCAGGTATGCACATTTCACACTTTAACACTTTTCTAGGTTCAGTTGCACAGAGGCATGTACTTTCAATCAAGGAAGAATGTGTAGAAGCTTATTTCAGATCTTCCCTGCTTGCCATGGATAGGCCTGGCGCTGATTCGGCAGTGCTGCTATGTGCAGGTCTTTGTTCCCAACCTAGACTGATATTTCACATTCAGGCATCCTATTTTCACTTCTGTGTACTAACTTAAGAACAGGGCTCCTTTGGGTGTTGTTGTATACTCATGTAACGGAAAAAAGCTTCCTCCATGCTTTATCTGGCATGGATACTTTTGCACATTACAACAAGCATTACATTGATATCTGGGTAGGAAATGCTCAGGATAGACGAGGAGAATTTGAGTTACTATTGTAATAGAACTCTGTGgcacacctttaaaaaaacaaccaccaccaccttaaaCTGAGATAGACCATGACAACCTCCACTATGCCACTTTTAAAGTGAAAGGTAGGGCACATTCTAGATATGAGAGCAGCCGAAGGGCAAGGCACTGCCCTCCCTACAGATCTCAATACAATTAGAACTTTATACATCCCCCTGTGATGTTTTAGACCAGTGATGTAATGTGTTAAAAGATTAATTTGTGTTATCTTAAGACTTCCTACCACTgagattttaaaatatacatgagTCTGATAGCCTTCCCTTTTTCAACTTTTGTGCCCAATGTGACAAGCCTAAGTTCTGCAAGTCTTCAACTGGAAATACAGCCTGAGGAGGCTAAACAACCAAGTTGTTGCATTACCTGTAAGATTACCACAGGTATTTATGACTGACCAAAAAAACCTAGGAAATGTGTCCACCATGTAATAAAATGTACACTACTTAATTTTTGTGACTGAAATCTTGTGCACTGTACTGTTGTTACAaacttaacatttttattttctcagaTTTCAGACAAAAAATGCATAGGAGATACCCATCAATCCTAGAAGGTATGTGATAATTAATGTTGGTGTAATTCTTTTCCcccaacacttaaaaaaaaaaaaaaaatccggtGCGGATAAAAAGGAAATCCTACTACAATTTTATCAGAAAGATATTCAATCAAAATTAGATCTTCAAAAGTCAATCTTCTTTCAGTTGTGCAAAAGATAAAAAAGACTCTCTTCTATTTTCATAGTTTATTACAAATGTAATGAATACGCTGGTTTTCACGGGAAAAGGGAGAAAGATCAAGCAGCATGGTTAATCAGCAAAAGCTAATTGTaagtagaaatatttttttaaatgtttacatTAAATAtcttcatatttattttcttgtctttttacttttgtgtttgtttttcagcATTTTGTGTCTAAACTTCTTTTTCTGCTTGATGATGCTCTTCACATCCTTATTGTGAATCCACCTGTTGCGTTCTTCCTCCCACCTGAGCTGTTTGACATCTAATGGAGGAAGACAGAGAGCACATAGATAAGTTTGGAGTGACTACATCCTGGGAAAATCTGGCATTGAGTTTTATGGATGCAAAGAATACTGCCTGAGTTAAAGATTCATGACCAACAAACTCTCTGCTATGTTTTGtcctaaaaaacacaaaatgctttATGTACAAATAAATACAGAGTTCCCTCCTCACCTTCAGCAATCCATCTTGTCTCAAACAACTTACATTTTTCAAACTTAAATGTAATTTGGGCCAATGAGGAACGAATTATATCAAGTTGAAGATTCAGTGCTAATCATGATATACTTTTCTACAAATGCAAACTTAAGAATTTTTAAAAGGTTATTAGCAAGAGCCCAAAATCCAGAAACATACCATGTACAACTGGAATTTCCATAAACGAATTGCCTTTGATAAATTTCACCCATTGTACCACTGGCAAATTAAGTTGATCATATAGCTTCCAAAGAAGCATGTTTTTTGGTAAGTTAAAGCACAGGGTGGAATCATTGCATAAAAGGGATGGAGCAAAATATTTGTTTGACACACCTACCCACCCCTGAAATCTGAGGTGGTGCATAACCAAGCAATTTATTTCAAATTCCATTTAACATGCTTCGTATGATTGCCCACTTATGATAGCATGCTGAGCAGTCTGTTCAAAAAGATTACCTAGAATAGGAATTTAAGGAGGTTTGGTTACTGTGCTACCAGCTCGATCAATACTTCTCTGTGTGTTGGGCGACATAGCAGTTAGTGGCTCACTTCCATTTTGGGATGTTCCAATAATATCTTAAGTACCAATTGTGATCCACTTTGTCTAAAAGTGACAAACTCAGCCCTACTGGATGTATAAATGCTTAGGACCTATCTTCATCTGCTTGAAAATGCTGCGTAAAACATTAGTACAGTCCTTACAAGCTGCCATACAGCACAGGCTCTCATCTGGCCAAAGAGTGCAGGCAAATTTACCCTGGCATTTGACTTGTACTACAGGCATAATGAACCTGTTGTAATTTCTTAGATGCAGAATGCTTTCCAGAAGTTTAAACGGTGTTTTAGACTACAGGACTAAGACAAGAATAATCTGCACAAAATTAAGCCAAGTTCACAGTGGGAGGTAGTAATTGGGAAAAAGGGAATTGACAAGATTCTGGAGATGACCATGCAGCTCTCTTTTTGAGAAAGCTGCAAGAGAGCAGCTGGAGATAATACACAAAGGTCTAATTCTACTTTAGTTTACTGAACAGTTAGTTATATGACTGTCAAGTCCATCAAGAGTTAGTTCTCTCTTGTTCTGTAAGGTTCAAATGCCAGTTTCTAGACATCCTATAAATAATGCAATACACTGGAATTGGGTTATCCATGTAATTTTTGGATATGGGAGGATATAACTGGAATCTTAACCCCTCTGGATTCCTATCC
Proteins encoded in this window:
- the CEBPZOS gene encoding protein CEBPZOS, which produces MREMKVPRAHAHACLGTSTPEVGLDYARADTVLGAASGRAPLLLLPAVKRRSHIWRRRELGTSCAMNPELGRKIFKGVILVEIIGVASAYALYVKMDNNQDFRQKMHRRYPSILEVYYKCNEYAGFHGKREKDQAAWLISKS